Proteins encoded by one window of Yersinia massiliensis:
- a CDS encoding YhfT family protein, which translates to MDYIHIVVVALLTGMTALLSHRSVAVFHDGIRPILPQLVEGNMTRREAGSIAFGLSVGFIASVGISFTLSTGLLNSWLLFLPTDIIGVLAINSYLAFALGAAWGILALTSLPAVNTALTSLPVNFIGSLGELSSPVISAFALFPLVAIFYQFGWKTAIVSAFIVLLTRLLITRFTGLFPESIEIFVGMVLLIGIAIAQDLRAKTHLGGGGGHSVFEERTQRIIKNLPMLAVVGGLISAVASMKIFGGSEVSIYTLAKAYAPGITPEESLALIHQASLAEFMRGLGFVPLIATTALATGVYAVAGFTFVFVVGYLVPNPLLAGIIGAIVISLEVLMLRSIGKWLGRFPSVRNASDNIRNAMNLLMEYALLIGAIFASIKMAGYTGFTITTALYFLNEAIGRPVMKIAAPVVAVIIAGIVLNLFYWIGLFVPA; encoded by the coding sequence GTGGATTATATTCATATTGTTGTGGTCGCTCTACTGACGGGGATGACCGCCCTACTTTCCCACCGTTCTGTCGCCGTGTTCCATGACGGCATACGCCCTATCTTGCCGCAATTGGTTGAAGGCAACATGACTCGCCGCGAAGCAGGCAGTATCGCATTCGGCCTGAGTGTAGGGTTTATCGCCTCAGTCGGTATTTCATTCACACTCTCAACCGGTTTACTTAACTCTTGGTTACTTTTCCTGCCAACCGACATTATCGGTGTCTTGGCGATCAACAGCTATTTAGCCTTCGCGCTAGGTGCTGCTTGGGGCATTTTAGCCCTCACTAGTTTGCCAGCGGTAAATACCGCGCTGACCTCATTGCCCGTAAACTTTATCGGCTCGTTAGGGGAGTTAAGCAGTCCGGTTATTTCTGCTTTCGCCCTGTTCCCGTTGGTGGCGATTTTCTATCAATTTGGTTGGAAAACCGCTATTGTCTCAGCCTTTATTGTGCTGCTGACCCGCCTGCTCATTACCCGTTTTACTGGGCTGTTCCCTGAGTCCATCGAAATTTTCGTCGGTATGGTACTGCTTATTGGCATCGCCATCGCACAAGATTTACGTGCAAAAACCCACCTCGGGGGTGGTGGCGGGCACTCTGTTTTCGAAGAACGAACTCAGCGCATTATTAAAAATCTCCCCATGCTGGCCGTTGTCGGCGGACTCATCTCTGCGGTAGCGAGTATGAAGATCTTCGGCGGCAGTGAAGTGTCGATTTATACCCTCGCAAAAGCCTATGCACCGGGTATTACACCGGAAGAATCATTGGCGCTGATCCATCAAGCCTCATTGGCTGAATTTATGCGCGGTCTTGGCTTTGTGCCACTGATTGCCACCACAGCGTTGGCAACGGGCGTCTATGCGGTCGCGGGTTTCACCTTTGTCTTTGTGGTGGGTTATTTGGTGCCTAACCCATTACTCGCGGGCATCATTGGGGCGATCGTTATCTCATTGGAAGTCCTGATGCTACGTTCCATCGGCAAGTGGCTAGGCCGCTTCCCATCAGTGCGTAATGCTTCGGACAACATCCGTAACGCCATGAACTTGTTGATGGAGTACGCGCTGCTCATTGGTGCTATTTTCGCGTCAATCAAGATGGCTGGCTATACCGGTTTTACCATTACTACCGCGCTCTATTTCCTCAACGAAGCCATTGGCCGCCCAGTCATGAAAATTGCAGCGCCTGTGGTGGCGGTGATTATTGCCGGTATTGTGCTGAATCTGTTCTATTGGATAGGGCTGTTCGTTCCGGCTTGA
- a CDS encoding DUF2620 domain-containing protein — protein sequence MKKIGIAGLQRELIREMIEQTAPNTFETFILSDMDAAVKVKEGQLDYYIGACNTGAGAALSMAIAIIGYNKSATIAKPGIKAKPEQIEKVVAEGKVAFGLSVEHIEHAIPLLITQLR from the coding sequence ATGAAGAAGATTGGTATTGCCGGGCTGCAACGAGAATTAATTCGCGAAATGATTGAGCAGACGGCACCGAACACCTTTGAGACATTTATTCTCTCGGACATGGATGCCGCCGTCAAAGTGAAAGAAGGGCAGTTGGATTATTATATTGGTGCCTGTAATACCGGTGCTGGGGCAGCATTATCAATGGCCATCGCAATTATTGGTTATAACAAAAGCGCGACGATTGCCAAACCCGGCATCAAAGCAAAACCTGAGCAAATAGAAAAAGTGGTGGCGGAAGGTAAAGTCGCTTTTGGCTTATCCGTCGAACATATTGAACATGCAATCCCATTGCTGATTACACAGCTGCGCTAA
- a CDS encoding phosphotriesterase-related protein, which yields MINPNGYTYAHEHLHIDLSGFKNNLDCRLDQYQPICDEMRELVSKGVANIVEVTNRYMGRNPQFLLNLMRDSGINVIASTGYYTDSFYPPMVRESSAQQLARTMIDEIEIGIDGTDLKAGVIAEIGTSEGVITPDEEKVFHAAALTHHATGLAISTHTSFSTMGLQQIDLLKQHGVPLDRVVIGHCDLKEQPDLILEMIDMGVYVQFDTIGKNSYFPDERRVAMLVTLAERGLLDRVMLSMDITRRSHLKANGGSGFSYLVDSFIPMLLAAGISHAQVEMMLRHNPNKFFATQGK from the coding sequence ATGATCAATCCTAATGGATACACCTACGCCCACGAGCATCTGCACATCGACTTATCTGGATTTAAAAATAATCTGGACTGTCGCTTGGATCAATATCAGCCCATTTGTGACGAAATGCGTGAATTAGTGAGTAAAGGGGTCGCGAATATTGTTGAAGTCACCAACCGGTACATGGGCCGAAACCCTCAATTTTTATTGAATCTGATGCGAGACAGTGGCATAAATGTCATCGCTTCAACCGGTTACTATACCGATAGTTTCTACCCGCCAATGGTGCGAGAGAGCAGCGCGCAACAACTTGCGCGGACCATGATTGATGAAATTGAAATAGGGATTGATGGTACGGATCTGAAAGCCGGTGTGATTGCCGAAATAGGCACCAGTGAGGGCGTGATTACCCCTGATGAAGAAAAAGTCTTTCACGCCGCAGCACTCACCCACCATGCAACTGGCCTCGCCATCTCTACCCATACCAGTTTCAGCACCATGGGCTTGCAACAAATCGACCTGCTTAAACAACATGGTGTACCGTTAGATCGCGTGGTTATTGGCCACTGCGATCTGAAAGAGCAGCCAGACCTTATTCTAGAAATGATCGATATGGGTGTGTACGTCCAATTCGACACTATTGGTAAAAATAGCTATTTCCCTGATGAACGCAGGGTTGCCATGCTTGTCACCTTAGCTGAGCGCGGGTTGTTGGATAGAGTTATGCTCTCAATGGATATCACCCGTCGGTCCCATTTGAAAGCGAATGGGGGCAGCGGATTTAGTTATTTAGTTGATTCATTTATTCCCATGTTACTGGCCGCAGGGATTTCCCACGCTCAGGTGGAAATGATGTTGCGCCACAATCCTAATAAATTTTTCGCCACGCAAGGAAAGTGA